Genomic window (Mya arenaria isolate MELC-2E11 chromosome 16, ASM2691426v1):
cattgaagtacttggggtttacttattagttaattattatttgtttatttgtagtGAGATTTGTGCACGTGAACCGGTTACCCCCCCcacccagtaaatttacatattaCTGACCGTTagaaggcggtacctaacaatccttgaaaaaacatatttagtttgtttatatataatatatgcactgtgctgtttgtggagttttgtgcatgtttcttatttgtgaatttttgtttttgtgttctatgtctttggcgtgtactcagtgccattaaaccgggtctatgtcttttttctgtagtttttcacgtTAGTATTCTTAAGAATGATGTAACACTATATTCCAATTTCTTCACTGCCACAGTCGCGAGATATAACGACGTTGTATCATGGTTATTACAACGTTATATTCATGACTTTGGTAGGCATGCTGCTGTGGTCCATGATCGAAACAAGAGTGGAAACGTTCAATAAAAAGATGAATAAGAAAATAACAGGTTTAAAATATGTCACTAGCAAATATGTTTGAAGTATGAAAAGACCCCGATATTTAAACACACAAATTGACTTTTTAAGTTGTAATTTTGAGTTTAAATGCTTATGCTTAGCTgcaatatgttttgtaaattttaattgaacatttcaattaatgtcaaaacaagTACAAATACAAATGGCTCAAATAAACAAGGTTTAGATCAAATGATCTAACAATACCTTAAAATATCTTCACAGTCACAGTCGTGAAAAATATGACGTCACAGATAACAGAAAGTATGAACCTGAAGGTCAGGAAAACCAACCAGACGAGcacatattatttattcattacttTTTGATTTACGTAAAATTTATCTGGACAACAGGAAATGACGTTATATATAAACAGGAATAAACAAACCTTAAGGTCAAGGACACCGACTAGGCGAACACAGATGTGTTTGGTTTGCAGGTTCACGTTGTATACTTCAAGACAGACACGCGCAAACGTTCGAAGCCCAGGAACGCCAAAACATAGCGTAGGGGAATGCTTCACTGAATGGtcgaaaacataaatattacatgatttaatgaaaatgtttccCTTTCTTCTGCCATAACAAGTTTTGTCAGACGCACGGtcatttttaaagttgtttaaagaaaaactaAACTAGGTATGCCTATGTTGTTCTGTAAGCATACTCGCTTCTCActaaggcgacccgggttcgattcccagccaTGTTGAGTGTGGTTTGATTAGTGGTCACTAAGCTTGACAAGTGGGTATTCTCTGTGTACTCCGGTTTCTCCAAAAACACAAGACTACCCTCTCGAGCatcatcgtgccaacgagagtgacttaattaaagttatcataattttcttaatcgttataaaatgaaataatgattaaactatTACACTAATGCTTACGTGAAATCTCCTTGTGGAACAGACGATGATCGTTGAACGTGATAGTCAACTCGAACCCGTAGTTGGCGGGAATGTAGCCAAACGATACACAagctgtatatagaacaaaacaacgtgatgATCAACACGAACCCGTAATTGGAAGGAAGGTAACCAAACAatacacatgctgtatatagaacaaaacaacgtgatggtCAACTCTAATCCGTAATTGGAAGAAAGGTAGCCAAACGATACACATgttgtatatagaacaaaacaacgtgatgATCAACACGAACCCGTAATTGGAAGAAAGGTTGCCAAACAATACACATGCTGTATAAAGAACAAGACAACGTCATGGTCAACTCTAATCCGTAATTtgaaggaaggtagccaaacgataCACAAGCTGTGTATGaaacaaaacaacgtgatggtCAACTCGAACCGTAATTagaaggaaggtagccaaacgatacacaagctgtaaataaaacaaaacaacatgatGGGCAACTCGAACCGTAATTagaaggaaggtagccaaacgatacacaagctgtatataaaacaaaacaacgtgatggGCAACTCGAACCGTAATTagaaggaaggtagccaaacgatacacaagctgtatataaaacaaaacaacgtgatggGCAACTCGAACCGTAATTagaaggaaggtagccaaacgatacacaagctgtatataaaacaaaacaacgtgatgggcaactcgaacccgtaattagaaggaaggtagccaaacgatacacatgctgtatacataacaaaacaacgtgatggGCAACACGAACCCGTAATTAGAAGGATGGTAGCCAAACGGTACACAAGCTgtatatgaaacaaaacaacgtgatggGCAACTCGAACCGTAATTAGAAGGATGGTAGCCAAACGATGCACATGCTGtatacataacaaaacaacgtgATTGGCAACACGAACCCGTAATTagaaggaaggtagccaaacgataCACTGCtgaatatagaacaaaacaacgtgatggtCAACACGAACCCGTAATTGGAAGAAAGGTTGCCAAACAATACACATGCTGTATAAAGAACAAGACAACGTGATGGTCAACTCTAACCCGTAATTtgaaggaaggtagccaaacgatacacaagctgtatataaaacaaaacaacgtgatgggcaactcgaacccgtaatttgaaggaaggtagccaaacgatacacaagctgtatataaaacaaaacaacgtgatgagcaactcgaacccgtaatttgaaggaaggtagccaaacgatacacatcctgtttataaaacaaaacaacgtgatggGCAACTCGAACCCGTAATTTGAAGAAAGGTAGCCAAACGATACACAagctgtatatagaacaaaacaacgtgatggGCAATTCGAACCCGTAATTAGAAGGATGGTAGCCAAACGATGCACAtgctgtatataaaacaaaacaacgtgatggGCAACTCGAACCCGTAATTAGAAGGATGGTAGCCAAACGATGCACATGcagtatatagaacaaaacaacgtgatggtCAACTCTAACCCGTAATTtgaaggaaggtagccaaacgatacacatgctgtatataaaacaaaacaacgtgatggtCAACTCAAACCCGTAATTGGACTGAAGGTATCCAAACGATACTCATGCTGTataaagaacaaaacaacgtgatggtCAACTCGAACCCGTATTTGGACTgaaggtagccaaacgataCTCATGCTGTataaagaacaaaacaacgtgatggtcaactcgaacccgtaattggacggaaggtagccaaacgatacacatgctgtatatagaacaaaacaacgtgatggtcaactcgaacccgtaattggactgaaggtagccaaacgataCACAAGCGGTATATAGAAGAAAACAACGTGATGGGCAACTCGAACCCGTAATTAGAAGGATGGTAGCCAAACGATgcacatgctgtatatagaacgAAAGAACGTGATGGTCAACTCGAACCCGTAATtggaaggaaggtagccaaacgatgcacatgctgtatatagaacaaaacaacgtgatggtCAACACGAACCCGTAATTGGAGGGAGGTAGCCAAACAatacacatgctgtatatagaacaaaacaacgtgatggtcaactcaaacccgtaattggaaggaaggcagccaaacaatacacatgctgtataaagaacaaaacaacgtgatggtcaactcgaacccgtaattggactgaaggtagccaaacgatacacatgctgtatatagaacaaaacaacgtgatggtCAACACGAACCCGTAATTGGAAGGATGGTAGCCAAACGATgcacatgctgtatatagaacaaaacaacgtgatggGCAACTCGAACCAGTAGTTTgaaggtagccaaacgataCATATGTTGTATATAGAACGAAACAACGTGATGGTCAACACGAGACCGTAATtggaaggaaggtagccaaacgatgcacatgctgtatatagaacaaaacaacgtgatggGCAACTCGAACCAGTAGTTTgaaggtagccaaacgataCATATGTTGTATATAGAACGAAAGAACGTGATGGTCAACACGAACCCGTAATTGtaaggaaggtagccaaacgataCGCATGCgaatataaataagcttacacacacttgaatgatttatttattcGTAACGTAGAAATGTTCAATTACCATTTACGACATAATACACATCTTGATATAATTttctacgtttgagtaaaaagAATTAGCAGGAAATTATTTTTCCTTGTTTATAACCAAATAACACCAGGTGGTGATTTATAAGCACGAGTTATCCTTGTGCATATGCATGTAAAGGCATTCAGGTTTGGGGAATCGATACGTTCACATCGATTAAATTGATggttaaattttacaagaaatttatttttgtgaaagtttCTGTTACTTTGCTATTTCATGATATGAATgaacaatttgttttcatttgtcttcAAAATACAAAGCGATGTAATATTCATTTGTACAACTTGATAAATACGTACACAAGAatcatgaaaatgatatattttctatacATCATTATTAAGGAGCTTATGGatgatgaggcccgacatttAGTGGTACGAGaaaaatcctgtaaatctggatgacaatcaggcagaggtttctgagtaATTCCCAGAAGAAGggtttatctcagtttttcctcggccagtcgaccacgtctgtaagctccattttttGAGCATGTTGTTACCTagacatactttgctcatgttgcaagttcATGCTGTCCATGATAATCTGTTTCCCAAGTGGTTCACTGAGACTAccaattaaaaattattgattttgttgtgttatggaggttatagaatggtatgcAGGGAAATCAGGAATAAGTAATGCATTTTTCGCTATCGAATTATGGACTGGAGGATTGTTTTCGATATAGATTAAGAAGGACACGCGAGAAAATTCCATGAATCTTAATATCAAAAAGAAGTTATCCCAATGCAACACTGTACTACTTACGATTGAACCGGAAGTGGAACTTCTTGAAGATAAGATTGATACGGAACGTGTGGCTGATGCAGCATTTGCAGTAGAGATGGCGACATGAGCATATCTTGCGGTGGGGGCtgtggttgtgatgatggtggtaATGGTGCCACCAGCTTAGACCATGGCTGCTTTGTGAAGCTACAAGTATACgtgatgaaaaaaaatagtCTATGGCATTTGCtttgaataacaattaaagATAGGAGAAAATATTGTGGAGTTGATGGTTGTGGTATTGGTGATGGTTTTAGTTATTGTGGAGTTGATGGTTGTGGTATTGGTGATGGTTTTAGTTATTGTGGAGTTGATGGTTCTGGTATTGGTGATGGTTTTAGTTATTGTGGAGTTGATGGTTCTGGTATTGGTGATGGTTTAAGTTATTGTGGAGTTGATGGTTGTAGTATTGGTGATGGTTTAAGTTATTGTGGAGTTGATGGTTGTGGTATTGGTGATGGTTTAAGTTATTGTGGAGTTGGTGGTTGTGGTATTGGTGTTGGTTTTAGTTATTGTGGAGTTGATGGTTGTGGTATTGGTgatagtttttgttgttgtggaGTTGATGGTTGTGGTATTGGTGATGGTTTTAGTTTTTGTGGAGTTGATGGTTGTGGTATTGGTGATGGTTTTAGTCATTGGGGAGTTGATGGTTGTGGTATTGGTGATGGTTTAAGTTATTGTGGAGTTGATGGTTGTGGTATTGGTGATGGTTTTAGTCATTGGGGAGTTGATGGTTGTGGTATTGGTGATGGTTTAAGTTATTGTGGAGTTGATGGTTGTGGTATTGGTGATGGTTTAAGTTATTGTGGAGTTGATGGTTGTGGTATTGGTGATGGTTTTAGTTATTGTGGAGTTGATGGTTGTGGTATTGATGATGGTTTTAGTTATTGTGGAGTTGATGGTTGTGGTATTGGTGATGGGTTAACATATTGTTTCGGGGCGCCACAGGCTTAGACCATGGCTGCTTTGAGttgctgaaataaaaatagtggtTAGAACTTATTGTGTCACCTTTATAATGCAGATGGCTACTGGTGTAAATACTTTTGTGGGAATGGAAGCCATGATTTCATAGACCACGGCTAATCTATTATGTAAACCCATCAATCTTATTGAAAAGTAGTCCGAAGTGTTTGTAGTACAAAGTAGGGCTTGCGTTGATATTGGTTTGGCTGATATGTAAATGGCGGTCGTGTTGTCACCAGCTGACATCATGACTGCAATTTGAGATTTAATTCAGAGCATTGCAAGCGCAAAATATTACGCAGGCAAaatgtatcggatgagtggtaGTAGGATCATTAAACACCCACGAAAGTTCAAATTCCAAATGAAAACACCTTGAACTAGATGGATACCTTACTGCAACTACATTGGCTGGGAGTGTAGGTTGCATTCtaatgatttataataatgtaataccgtttatataagaatattacCATAGCCTCAAAAGCATATCGATGTTGTTTCAGATGATATCTCACAAGATATGTTTAAGAAACAGCAATTTTGATAAGAATAGTATACAACCTTCCATCATTTCCGATATCTCGTCCCCAATGCTCGAAATGTCCATCGCGTCAATCAGGAAATCGAAATCCACGTCATCATCGGGACCGCCAGGAAAGTCAATGACGTCATCAGCATTGTCAGTTATGACGTCATCACTGGAAATGTCTTCTTCAACGACTGCATAAAGTTAAGATGtaatcaatgatataataatatactCAAAAAAGGAAGCACACCTTTTCAATTGGGATCGAAAGGCAGAAGAATATAACTTGTTCGTCGAGGTCCAgtttacccccttttttgacgTTTCAATAAAGCTAAATAGAAAATTGTCGGATTCGTATTTCAATGTAGTGCATGGCGTATAATTTAGTGCATTCAATTGATTAATAGTTTGTTTCATCCTACAAAACCGAACCCGATAGTTCAGTGGTAGAGCGCTCGCTTTGGGTGCGGAAGATCGGAATTCAAAACCCGGCCGTTTCAAATCGAAATGGTTTAAATATGGTACCAGTCACCTCCTCGCATAGCGATCGACATGTTAAGGGTGGTACTCAGACGGGTTTTAAGGATTCCacattagagggggcgtaacctAGAGGCCGTAACCTTTTGAGATGCGCCCCTTTTTGTGAGTTGGTTGAGGAAACAAACTATTTACTAAGTTACCCttattgtaaatacatgtttCAAATTGGAATAGTCATGTGTAAGTGCATTCGGTGGTGTTGAGTGTTACTTCAATGAGCAGTTAATTTAAGAACTTTAGTCTGAGGATTCATattgattattcaattatacACTTTACTGTGAATCAGTTTGAACTTGATATAATAaccataataataatgataataataataataataataataataataataataataataataataataataataataataatgataataataataataataataataataataataataataataataataataataataataataataataataataataattattatttgttactGTAGTTCTGTATCGTAAAAGTTAGTAGGGATAGAAAAAGTCACAATTGTTATCTATACGTTGTAGGAAGCTTTCAAAAGGTGTGTTTTGAGAGttcttttgaatgaattaagtGATGAATCTTTTCTAATGTGGTTACGACCAAACGCAAGCATAAGAGTAAAACATTACCGTCCACATAATCCTTGATGATCTCAAATAACTCCCTGTTGGTTAAACACTCAGCGATGTTCACTTGCAGAGCGAGAACGCAAGACAGGCTCAGCAGAAGAATGGAGAACCGCATAACTTTTGGCCTGGAGCGGTTATTATGACCAACTAAGAAGAGTGTATCCCCGAAAATGACACTTTAAATGGAAATACGtgaaatgcatatttatataagaaGAGGTTCAGGATGTGTGTCGGATACAGATCAGTGTACTTATATTTGATCAAATACCTTGATAAGCCTTAATAGGTTCGTGTTCGATTTGTCATTAAACAAATAAGGTTCACTCCTaggtttatttaaatgttaaaggggcacactttaggttaatgtaatattttttaatctgaatgatgtttaactcatttgacttgaatgatcgaaacaaaaatcaaaacaaacatctgATTTGtgtaaagttaaaacaaaactatatgcGATATATTCGCGCTTTTTTCACTGGAGAATATGTGGCCATGTATCAGTtcttatgttttatcattaaagtcaaataagttacACATATAATAAAGTTTTGTATCTTCTATAGGTCTCCGCAGAATTGTGTTTACAGTGACTATCATTttacaaatcaatacatacacaaggaaaacaaacatatattttgagtgataaacctttaactacttcctaattaatgcatttatgtaaaatattaattagtaGTAAAAAAgactgtaaccgtgtattcaatagctgaTTAGTCAGACACATTAAATGATAAGGGAGTGCTAAAGGCTTTATTGCAAACTACTATCgtctcaaaaggtagaaataccatgatTTCTGCACCTTCCTTCCAAAGTAAAATCGGGATCCTTCGTTAAAACCATTGATTTAGGgatttattcatcctttatgGTACTTGTATTGAAACAGTTTCCAGGCTCTTTGGACTAGTGCATTAATTCAATGTATACGCAAATATGGGATTCAGAAAAGGCTATGCggttttgtattgttatgttttagttAGTATAACTTTAGGTCATCTAACTGTATTATATCACTACCTCGTTGGCTGATActttgtcaacgcaaaatccaATGCAGGGAGAGTGGCAGTAGGTGGATCTTTTACACCCGGAtaatatgaatttataattGATTCAGCCTAGTACATGTACTTCCTATCTGCAATTACATTGGCTGAAAAGGTAGATTGTATTATATCTACTTATATCGAACAAATCTCCAGACCTGTAG
Coding sequences:
- the LOC128221195 gene encoding uncharacterized protein LOC128221195: MRFSILLLSLSCVLALQVNIAECLTNRELFEIIKDYVDVVEEDISSDDVITDNADDVIDFPGGPDDDVDFDFLIDAMDISSIGDEISEMMEASQSSHGLSWWHHYHHHHNHSPHRKICSCRHLYCKCCISHTFRINLIFKKFHFRFNPCVSFGYIPANYGFELTITFNDHRLFHKEISLKHSPTLCFGVPGLRTFARVCLEVYNVNLQTKHICVRLVGVLDLKIHKFKVHLKIACFRIPLIEAERVAQMLESRDLHVASLAETRSTNETTVYEVESIHELFDLTKNLDLTNDVTEKMTSEDKVIDLFRSLQVQDDNE